One genomic region from Streptomyces sp. NBC_01304 encodes:
- a CDS encoding glycerophosphodiester phosphodiesterase family protein — MSEVSMPAPQTLVGLALAAVLTAPAAAHAISAEGPQVPPRKTHFDLQAHRGGLGLTTESSLEGFGKALRLGVSTLELDTQITKDLKVVVTHDRQVNATKCRDTGPLTPGDPMYPYVGKYIKDLTLAQIRTMDCGYQQLPGFPQQEQIKGLRMVELKDVLGLVKRYRAKQVTLNIETKIEAGAPEQTAPRELFVRRVYEEIHASGIERQVSIQSFDWGALMAMHRLAPKWPLVALTNYDFLQVGKPGASPWLGGIDADDYDGDFVKAAATIEGVTTLSPNYGFPQNGKVGDPGFRFYADRSMTSAAHARGLKVVPWTCDDPATIEALMDMGNDGIITDYPDRVRQIMADRGMRLPKAYRPR, encoded by the coding sequence ATGAGCGAGGTTTCGATGCCCGCACCTCAGACGCTGGTAGGACTGGCCCTGGCAGCGGTACTCACCGCCCCGGCGGCCGCGCACGCGATATCGGCCGAAGGCCCCCAAGTACCGCCCCGCAAGACCCACTTCGACCTCCAGGCTCACCGTGGCGGCCTCGGCCTGACCACCGAGTCGTCCCTCGAAGGGTTCGGCAAGGCGCTGCGCCTCGGGGTCTCCACGCTGGAGCTGGACACCCAGATCACCAAGGACCTCAAGGTCGTCGTCACCCACGACCGTCAGGTCAACGCCACCAAGTGCCGCGACACCGGACCCCTGACGCCGGGCGACCCGATGTACCCGTACGTCGGGAAATACATCAAGGACCTCACCCTCGCCCAGATCAGAACCATGGACTGCGGCTACCAGCAGCTGCCCGGCTTCCCCCAGCAGGAGCAGATCAAGGGCCTGCGCATGGTCGAGCTCAAGGACGTGCTCGGCCTGGTGAAGCGCTACCGCGCCAAGCAGGTCACCCTGAACATCGAGACGAAGATCGAGGCGGGCGCGCCCGAACAGACCGCGCCGCGCGAGCTGTTCGTCCGCCGGGTGTACGAGGAGATCCACGCCTCGGGCATCGAGCGCCAGGTCAGCATCCAGTCCTTCGACTGGGGCGCGCTCATGGCCATGCACAGGCTGGCGCCGAAGTGGCCGCTGGTCGCCCTCACCAACTACGACTTCCTCCAGGTCGGCAAGCCCGGCGCCTCGCCCTGGCTCGGCGGGATCGACGCCGACGACTACGACGGCGACTTCGTGAAGGCCGCCGCCACCATCGAGGGCGTCACGACCCTGTCCCCGAACTACGGCTTCCCGCAGAACGGCAAGGTCGGCGACCCGGGCTTCCGCTTCTACGCCGACCGCTCCATGACCTCGGCCGCGCACGCCCGTGGCCTGAAGGTCGTCCCGTGGACCTGCGACGACCCCGCCACCATCGAGGCCCTGATGGACATGGGCAACGACGGCATCATCACCGACTACCCCGACCGCGTACGCCAGATCATGGCCGACCGCGGCATGCGCCTGCCCAAGGCCTACCGGCCGCGCTGA
- a CDS encoding glutamate ABC transporter substrate-binding protein, with product MMRTTRVLAVLTLAALAAAGCGKEGSPPTKGPKPEDLPKYQVAQGFQLTDSGTWNKAKRRGHLVVGAKEDQPYLGEKDPATGTYSGFDIEIAKMMSASLGFDPKSIEFKTIASANRETALQNGQIDYYVGTYTINDNRKKLVGFGGPYYMAGQGLLVNKDNDDIHGPGDLNGKKVCSAAGSTPYQRIQADYPKAILVAYDTYSICVDNLLTYQVDAVTTDDTILMGYAAKVPDELKLVGKPFSKEPYGIGVPKGDNTLRFALDDAIEAHEKNGDWKKAYDVTLGLSGVPAPTPPAIDRYPAS from the coding sequence ATGATGCGTACGACACGTGTGCTCGCGGTGCTCACCCTCGCCGCCCTTGCCGCAGCCGGCTGCGGCAAGGAGGGCAGCCCGCCGACCAAGGGACCCAAACCTGAGGACCTGCCCAAGTACCAGGTGGCGCAGGGCTTCCAGCTCACCGACTCCGGCACCTGGAACAAGGCCAAGCGGCGCGGGCACCTCGTGGTGGGCGCCAAGGAGGACCAGCCCTACCTCGGTGAGAAGGACCCCGCGACCGGGACGTACTCCGGTTTCGACATCGAGATCGCCAAGATGATGTCGGCGTCCCTCGGCTTCGACCCGAAGTCGATCGAGTTCAAGACGATCGCCTCGGCCAACCGCGAAACGGCCCTGCAGAACGGGCAGATCGACTACTACGTCGGCACCTACACCATCAACGACAACCGCAAGAAGCTCGTCGGCTTCGGCGGCCCGTACTACATGGCCGGCCAGGGCCTGCTCGTCAACAAGGACAACGACGACATCCACGGGCCCGGGGACCTGAACGGCAAGAAGGTCTGCTCGGCCGCCGGTTCGACCCCGTACCAGCGGATCCAGGCCGACTACCCGAAGGCGATCCTCGTCGCGTACGACACGTACTCGATCTGTGTCGACAACCTGCTGACCTACCAGGTCGACGCCGTCACCACCGACGACACGATCCTGATGGGCTACGCGGCCAAGGTGCCCGACGAGCTCAAGCTGGTCGGCAAGCCCTTCTCCAAGGAGCCCTACGGCATCGGCGTACCGAAGGGCGACAACACGCTGCGCTTCGCCCTCGACGACGCCATCGAGGCGCACGAGAAGAACGGCGACTGGAAGAAGGCCTACGACGTCACGCTCGGCCTGTCCGGCGTGCCGGCGCCCACACCGCCCGCCATCGACCGCTACCCGGCGAGCTGA
- the murJ gene encoding murein biosynthesis integral membrane protein MurJ, with the protein MTTSATTAPEQAAPASIGRSSALMAAGSLVSRATGFVRSAVVVAALGTTLLGDGYTVANVVPNMLYVLLIGGALNGVFVPELVRVAKEHKDGGAAYTDRFLTVCLTALVVITAAAVLAAPLLVDAYTDYTGQQAELTTALARYCLPQIFFYGLFTLLGQVLNARGRFGAMMWTPVLSNVVITAVFGFYLAVAAGGDTLSSGEARLLGWGTTAGIAVQALALIPALRGSGFRWRPRFDLRGSGLRRPLRSAGWLLLLVLSNQGAYWVVTKLSTTVGHRAVDSGVDGGAGYMAYSNAQLLWAVPQGIVTVSLVTALLPRMSRAAAEQDLRAVRADVSYALRSSAALVVPASCALLALAPWLIGAVYGYGAAGADDVAVMAGMLMAFAPGLVAFSGQYVLSRGFYAMGDTRTPFFLNLVIAGLNALLSYVAYLLLPTRWAVTGMAGAYSVALFAGFAVTAYTLHRRLPERTAGPGALGAHLRLLAAVVPAGALGYGAARLVAGAGDFVAAGAGGAVLLGVVVLLARPLGIPEIGAMLGKVTRRVGR; encoded by the coding sequence ATGACCACCTCCGCCACGACCGCACCCGAGCAGGCCGCGCCCGCCTCCATAGGCCGCAGCAGTGCCCTGATGGCCGCCGGGTCGCTCGTCTCCAGGGCCACCGGGTTCGTGCGCTCCGCAGTCGTGGTCGCCGCCCTCGGCACCACGCTGCTCGGCGACGGGTACACCGTCGCCAACGTGGTGCCGAACATGCTGTACGTCCTGCTCATCGGCGGAGCGCTCAACGGCGTCTTCGTGCCCGAGCTGGTGCGGGTCGCCAAGGAACACAAGGACGGCGGGGCCGCGTACACCGACCGGTTCCTCACCGTCTGCCTGACGGCACTCGTCGTGATCACGGCGGCCGCGGTGCTCGCCGCGCCGCTCCTCGTGGACGCGTACACCGACTACACCGGGCAGCAGGCGGAGCTGACGACGGCGCTCGCCCGGTACTGCCTGCCGCAGATCTTCTTCTACGGCCTGTTCACCCTGCTCGGCCAAGTGCTCAACGCGCGCGGCAGATTCGGCGCCATGATGTGGACGCCGGTGCTGAGCAATGTCGTGATCACGGCCGTCTTCGGGTTCTATCTCGCGGTTGCCGCGGGCGGCGACACGCTCAGTTCCGGTGAGGCGCGGCTGCTCGGGTGGGGTACCACCGCCGGGATCGCCGTCCAGGCCCTCGCGCTGATCCCCGCGCTGCGCGGCTCCGGGTTCCGGTGGCGGCCGCGGTTCGACCTGCGGGGGAGCGGGCTCAGGCGGCCGCTCAGGTCGGCGGGCTGGCTGCTGCTGCTCGTGCTCTCGAATCAGGGCGCGTACTGGGTGGTGACGAAGCTCTCCACGACCGTGGGGCACCGGGCGGTCGACTCCGGTGTCGACGGCGGCGCCGGATACATGGCGTACAGCAATGCCCAGCTGCTGTGGGCGGTGCCGCAGGGCATCGTCACCGTCTCGCTGGTCACCGCGCTCCTTCCGCGGATGAGCAGGGCCGCCGCCGAGCAGGATCTGCGGGCGGTTCGCGCCGACGTGTCCTATGCGCTGCGGTCGTCCGCCGCCCTCGTCGTGCCCGCGAGCTGTGCGCTCCTCGCGCTCGCGCCGTGGCTGATCGGGGCGGTGTACGGGTACGGGGCGGCCGGGGCCGACGATGTCGCGGTCATGGCGGGCATGCTCATGGCGTTCGCGCCGGGGCTCGTCGCCTTCTCCGGGCAGTACGTCCTGTCCCGGGGCTTCTACGCGATGGGCGACACCCGCACCCCGTTCTTCCTGAACCTCGTGATCGCCGGGCTCAACGCCCTTCTGTCGTACGTCGCCTATCTGCTGCTGCCCACCCGTTGGGCGGTGACCGGCATGGCGGGGGCCTACTCGGTGGCGCTGTTCGCCGGGTTCGCCGTGACCGCGTACACCCTGCACCGCAGGCTGCCCGAGCGGACGGCGGGCCCCGGTGCGCTCGGGGCGCATCTGCGGCTCCTCGCGGCCGTCGTACCGGCGGGGGCGCTCGGATACGGAGCCGCGCGCCTGGTCGCGGGGGCCGGGGACTTCGTGGCGGCGGGGGCCGGCGGGGCGGTGCTGCTCGGCGTGGTGGTGCTCCTCGCGCGGCCGCTCGGGATTCCGGAGATCGGGGCGATGCTCGGCAAGGTCACCCGGCGCGTGGGACGTTAG
- a CDS encoding response regulator transcription factor, whose translation MPRLLLIEDDPSVREGVALGLRRRGHEVRAAATGEAGLAALNEFQPELVLLDLMLPGLNGVQVCTRIREAGQLPIIMLTARGDDFDVVIGLEAGADDYIVKPARTEIIEARIRAVLRRHASHGTRQDVEFHGELAIDRAGLTVAKAGERISLAPSELKLLLHLAGAPEQVFSRQQLLEYVWEHDYHADARLVDACVRRLRNKVEDVPGSPRYIQTVRGFGYRFGPL comes from the coding sequence ATGCCACGTCTGCTCCTCATAGAAGACGACCCCTCCGTACGCGAAGGGGTCGCGCTCGGACTGCGCCGTCGCGGCCACGAGGTGCGGGCGGCCGCGACGGGCGAGGCGGGGCTCGCCGCGCTCAACGAGTTCCAGCCGGAGCTGGTGCTGCTCGACCTGATGCTGCCGGGCCTCAACGGCGTCCAGGTCTGCACCCGCATCCGCGAGGCCGGCCAGCTCCCGATCATCATGCTCACCGCACGCGGCGACGACTTCGACGTGGTCATCGGCCTGGAGGCCGGCGCGGACGACTACATCGTCAAGCCCGCCCGCACCGAGATCATCGAGGCCCGCATCCGCGCGGTGCTGCGCCGCCACGCGAGCCACGGGACGCGCCAGGACGTCGAGTTCCACGGCGAGCTCGCCATCGACCGGGCCGGGCTCACCGTGGCCAAGGCGGGGGAGCGGATCTCGCTCGCCCCCTCCGAGCTCAAGCTGCTGCTGCATCTCGCGGGCGCGCCCGAGCAGGTCTTCAGCCGCCAGCAGCTCCTCGAATACGTCTGGGAGCACGACTACCACGCGGACGCGCGGCTCGTGGACGCGTGTGTGCGGCGGCTGCGCAACAAGGTCGAGGACGTGCCGGGCAGCCCCCGCTACATCCAGACCGTGCGGGGCTTCGGGTATCGGTTCGGGCCGCTGTGA
- a CDS encoding Ig-like domain-containing protein — protein sequence MSRIRRHTQPGRPGRSRHVRHAALAGTAVLALALTACGGGSGKSAAELKADKTAKISVNLQGDNAKAGEPVKITLADGKLSDVSVSDTKGGKLSGKISADGKTWTSERVTSPATQYKVQVKDDQSRTAEQSFGTEKAAKVNKLNMYPGKGTTVGVAQPISLVFDNPVKNKADIEKHLKVTTSNSTEGSWGWVEDYSGKDRIDWRPKEHWKSGTKVKLDADLNGINSGDGGGWFVRDYDTDFTIGKNQEFKVDLGTKQLSLVQDGKTVKTVPVAAGTPGGEKASWSGKMVLMAKEGTINMTSQSVGLGDAYDKMVDDSMRLTWSGMYMHAAPWNNGNFGVKNNSSGCVGMSKSDADSIYAQAQVGDPVEVTGPGSKGQAKLGNGYGEWNMTYAEWQAKSALHGQQSGQ from the coding sequence TTGAGCCGCATACGTCGCCACACCCAGCCCGGCCGCCCCGGCCGTTCGCGCCACGTCCGCCACGCCGCACTCGCCGGCACCGCGGTCTTGGCCCTGGCACTCACCGCCTGTGGGGGTGGCTCCGGCAAGAGCGCCGCCGAGCTGAAGGCCGACAAGACGGCCAAGATCTCGGTGAACCTCCAGGGCGACAACGCCAAGGCCGGCGAGCCGGTGAAGATCACCCTCGCCGACGGCAAGCTCTCGGACGTCTCGGTCAGCGACACCAAGGGCGGGAAGCTGTCGGGCAAGATATCCGCCGACGGCAAGACCTGGACCTCGGAGCGCGTCACGTCCCCCGCCACGCAGTACAAGGTGCAGGTGAAGGACGACCAGAGCCGCACCGCCGAGCAGTCCTTCGGCACCGAGAAGGCCGCGAAGGTCAACAAGCTCAACATGTACCCGGGCAAGGGCACCACGGTCGGCGTCGCCCAGCCGATCTCGCTCGTCTTCGACAACCCGGTGAAGAACAAGGCCGACATCGAGAAGCACCTCAAGGTGACCACCTCGAACAGCACCGAGGGTTCCTGGGGCTGGGTCGAGGACTACTCCGGCAAGGACCGCATCGACTGGCGGCCCAAGGAGCACTGGAAGTCCGGTACGAAGGTGAAACTGGACGCCGATCTCAACGGCATCAACTCCGGTGACGGCGGCGGCTGGTTCGTCCGCGATTACGACACCGATTTCACCATCGGCAAGAACCAGGAATTCAAGGTCGACCTGGGCACCAAGCAGCTCTCCCTCGTGCAGGACGGCAAGACGGTGAAGACCGTTCCCGTCGCGGCCGGAACTCCGGGCGGCGAAAAGGCCTCCTGGAGCGGAAAGATGGTCCTCATGGCCAAGGAGGGCACCATCAACATGACCTCCCAGTCCGTGGGCCTCGGCGACGCCTACGACAAGATGGTCGACGACTCGATGCGGCTGACCTGGTCCGGTATGTACATGCATGCCGCCCCGTGGAACAACGGCAACTTCGGCGTGAAGAACAACAGTTCGGGCTGCGTCGGCATGAGCAAGTCGGACGCCGACTCGATCTACGCCCAGGCGCAGGTCGGCGACCCCGTGGAGGTCACGGGCCCGGGCTCCAAGGGCCAGGCGAAGCTCGGCAACGGCTACGGCGAATGGAACATGACCTACGCCGAGTGGCAGGCCAAGAGCGCGCTGCACGGCCAGCAGTCGGGCCAATAG
- a CDS encoding amino acid ABC transporter ATP-binding protein encodes MAVDPLIELRDVNKYYGELHVLQDINLTVGRGEVVVVIGPSGSGKSTLCRTINRLETIQSGQISLDGRPLPEEGKALAKLRAEVGMVFQSFNLFAHKTVLQNVSLAQVKVRGRKKDEADKRSHELLERVGLEAHAEKFPAQLSGGQQQRVAIARALAMDPKVMLFDEPTSALDPEMINEVLEVMQQLASDGMTMVVVTHEMGFARSAANRVVFMADGRIVEDRAPEDFFNNPESDRAKDFLSKILKH; translated from the coding sequence ATGGCCGTCGATCCGTTGATCGAGCTGCGGGACGTCAACAAGTACTACGGGGAATTGCATGTCCTGCAGGACATCAATCTCACCGTCGGACGCGGGGAGGTGGTGGTGGTCATCGGCCCGTCCGGCTCGGGCAAATCAACGCTCTGCCGGACGATCAACCGGCTGGAGACGATCCAGTCGGGACAGATCAGCCTGGACGGCCGGCCGCTCCCCGAGGAGGGGAAGGCGCTGGCGAAGCTCCGGGCCGAGGTGGGGATGGTCTTCCAGTCCTTCAACCTCTTCGCGCACAAGACCGTTCTGCAGAACGTCTCCCTTGCGCAGGTCAAGGTGCGCGGCCGCAAGAAGGACGAGGCCGACAAGCGGTCGCACGAGCTCCTGGAACGCGTGGGCCTCGAGGCACACGCCGAGAAGTTCCCGGCGCAGCTCTCCGGCGGCCAGCAGCAGCGCGTGGCCATCGCCCGCGCCCTGGCCATGGACCCGAAGGTGATGCTCTTCGACGAGCCCACCTCGGCCCTCGACCCCGAGATGATCAACGAAGTACTCGAGGTCATGCAGCAGCTGGCCAGCGACGGCATGACGATGGTCGTCGTCACGCACGAGATGGGCTTCGCCCGCTCGGCCGCCAACCGCGTCGTGTTCATGGCCGACGGCAGAATCGTCGAGGACCGCGCCCCCGAGGACTTCTTCAACAACCCGGAGAGCGACCGCGCCAAGGACTTCCTCTCCAAGATCCTCAAGCACTGA
- a CDS encoding alpha/beta fold hydrolase yields MVHAPKALRTTSIGTVSAALVAGAAFGLAPAAQAAPARQAATAASSDVRFVDIAGDGGTILKANVFTPTGAKTGTKYPVIVLPTSWAMPQIEYVAQAKKLADSGYVVVGYNSRGFWQSGGEIETAGPRDIADASKVIDWALANTPADADKIGMAGVSYGAGISLLAAAHDKRIKAVAAMSGWADLIDSIYSGRTQHLQAAALLGGAGFLTGRPGPELQQTLKDFLGSNLAKEQEMIDWGKKRSPATYLDKLNQNKPALMLGNAWGDTLFPPNQYADFYEKFTGPKRLEFRPGDHATAEATGLFGLPNDVWTDTQRWFDHYLKGADNGIDREQPVQLKSRTTGGYEGYPDWKSVGADRRKIELGSTQRIHANIDSGANGGITLLSNALDQILKIPPMASIPLLPRMFAGVWESERYATDQHVRGTAKLHTTVTSTKESGTLVAYLYDVGPLGLGKLVSNAPYTFHGKTPGQPFGVDLELFSTAYDVPAGHKLAVVVDTVDPLYIEHNPTGAQLTFSSPAADPSYLSVPLREK; encoded by the coding sequence GTGGTTCACGCACCCAAGGCCCTGCGCACGACGTCGATCGGTACGGTCTCGGCCGCGCTGGTGGCGGGCGCCGCGTTCGGCCTGGCCCCTGCCGCGCAGGCCGCCCCCGCCCGGCAGGCCGCGACGGCTGCTTCCTCCGACGTACGTTTCGTCGACATCGCCGGCGACGGCGGCACGATCCTCAAGGCCAACGTCTTCACCCCGACCGGCGCCAAGACCGGCACCAAGTACCCGGTGATCGTGCTCCCGACGAGCTGGGCCATGCCCCAGATCGAGTACGTCGCGCAGGCCAAGAAGCTCGCCGACTCCGGCTATGTGGTGGTCGGTTACAACTCCCGGGGCTTCTGGCAGTCCGGCGGCGAGATCGAGACGGCCGGCCCCCGGGACATCGCGGACGCCTCCAAGGTCATCGACTGGGCGCTCGCCAACACCCCCGCCGACGCCGACAAGATCGGCATGGCGGGCGTCTCGTACGGCGCGGGCATCAGCCTGCTGGCCGCCGCGCACGACAAGCGGATCAAGGCGGTTGCCGCGATGAGCGGCTGGGCCGACCTGATCGACTCGATCTACTCGGGCCGCACCCAGCATCTGCAGGCCGCAGCCCTGCTCGGCGGCGCCGGCTTCCTCACCGGCCGACCAGGGCCCGAACTCCAGCAGACCCTCAAGGACTTCCTCGGCTCGAACCTGGCCAAGGAACAGGAAATGATCGACTGGGGCAAGAAGCGCTCCCCCGCGACCTACCTGGACAAGCTCAACCAGAACAAGCCGGCCCTGATGCTCGGCAACGCCTGGGGCGACACGCTCTTCCCGCCCAACCAGTACGCCGACTTCTACGAGAAGTTCACCGGCCCCAAGCGCCTGGAGTTCCGCCCCGGCGACCACGCGACGGCCGAGGCGACGGGCCTGTTCGGTCTGCCCAACGACGTCTGGACGGACACCCAGCGCTGGTTCGACCACTACCTCAAGGGCGCGGACAACGGCATCGACCGCGAGCAGCCGGTCCAGCTCAAGTCCCGCACCACGGGCGGCTACGAGGGCTACCCGGACTGGAAGTCGGTCGGCGCGGACCGCCGCAAGATCGAGCTCGGCTCCACCCAGCGGATCCACGCGAACATCGACTCGGGCGCCAACGGCGGCATCACGCTGCTCTCCAACGCCCTGGACCAGATCCTCAAGATCCCGCCGATGGCGTCGATCCCGCTGCTGCCGCGGATGTTCGCCGGGGTCTGGGAGTCCGAGCGGTACGCCACGGACCAGCACGTACGCGGTACGGCGAAGCTGCACACCACGGTCACCAGCACCAAGGAGAGCGGCACCCTCGTCGCCTACCTCTACGACGTGGGCCCGCTCGGCCTCGGCAAGCTGGTCTCCAACGCGCCGTACACCTTCCACGGCAAGACGCCCGGGCAGCCGTTCGGCGTGGACCTGGAGTTGTTCTCCACGGCCTACGACGTACCGGCCGGCCACAAGCTGGCCGTGGTGGTCGACACGGTCGACCCGCTCTACATCGAGCACAACCCGACCGGCGCGCAGCTGACCTTCTCCTCTCCCGCGGCCGACCCGTCGTACCTGTCGGTCCCGCTGCGCGAGAAGTGA
- a CDS encoding amino acid ABC transporter permease, whose product MKALDHDSNALYDIPGPKTERRHKLYGAASTVLILGLAGWILYLLFDTDQFTVTKWRPFEYKGIQELLLKGLGNTLKAFAIAAVLSLALGTVLAVGRLSDHKPVRWVATLIVEFFRAMPVLVMIFFVFVALKVQPLPALVAGLTLYNGSVLAEVFRSGVNSVERGQREASYALGMRKTQVMSYVLAPQAVRAMLPAIISQLVVALKDTSLGYLITYEEFLHAGKLIASNLDYDLPFIPVVMVISPIYIGMCMLLSWFATWVAKRQKRSPKTEAVDVAPAEPGTLLPGVQ is encoded by the coding sequence ATGAAGGCCCTCGACCACGACTCCAACGCCCTCTACGACATCCCGGGGCCCAAGACCGAGCGCCGCCACAAGCTGTACGGCGCCGCGTCGACCGTGCTGATCCTCGGGCTCGCCGGCTGGATCCTCTATCTGCTGTTCGACACCGACCAGTTCACCGTCACCAAGTGGCGGCCCTTCGAGTACAAGGGCATTCAGGAACTGCTGCTCAAGGGCCTCGGCAACACCCTCAAGGCCTTCGCCATCGCCGCGGTGCTTTCCCTGGCCCTCGGCACGGTGCTCGCGGTCGGGCGCCTGTCGGACCACAAGCCGGTGCGCTGGGTGGCCACCCTGATCGTCGAGTTCTTCCGCGCCATGCCCGTACTGGTGATGATCTTCTTCGTCTTCGTGGCGCTGAAGGTGCAGCCGCTGCCCGCCCTGGTCGCGGGGCTGACGCTCTACAACGGCTCGGTCCTCGCCGAGGTGTTCCGCTCCGGCGTCAACTCCGTGGAACGCGGGCAGCGGGAGGCGTCGTACGCCCTCGGCATGCGCAAGACGCAGGTCATGAGTTACGTCCTCGCGCCGCAGGCCGTCCGGGCCATGCTGCCCGCCATCATCAGCCAGCTGGTGGTGGCCCTGAAGGACACCTCGCTCGGCTATCTGATCACGTACGAGGAGTTCCTCCATGCCGGGAAGCTGATCGCGTCGAATCTCGACTACGATTTGCCGTTCATCCCGGTCGTGATGGTGATCTCGCCGATCTACATCGGGATGTGCATGCTTCTCTCCTGGTTCGCCACCTGGGTGGCCAAGAGGCAGAAGCGCAGTCCCAAGACCGAGGCCGTGGACGTGGCACCGGCCGAACCCGGGACGCTGCTGCCAGGTGTGCAGTAG
- a CDS encoding amino acid ABC transporter permease, giving the protein MNVLTDNFSTYGKGFLGTVELTIYASLLALVLGFVMASFRVSPVGSFRVFGTVWVAILRNTPLTLLFFAVLLGLPRFGLVLPFKVFAVLALGCYTSAFICEALRSGINTVPKGQGEAARSLGMSFSQTLSQVVLPQAFRSVIPPVGSNLIALAKNSAIAGAFSVTELLGTYKTLNELGYSIIWTFVWIALGYLIITLTISALFNILEKRWGVAR; this is encoded by the coding sequence ATGAACGTACTGACGGACAACTTCTCCACCTATGGCAAGGGGTTCCTCGGAACTGTCGAACTCACCATCTACGCCTCGCTGTTGGCGCTGGTGCTCGGATTCGTCATGGCATCCTTCCGGGTCTCCCCGGTCGGGTCCTTCCGGGTCTTCGGCACCGTGTGGGTGGCGATTCTGCGCAACACCCCGCTGACGTTGCTGTTCTTCGCGGTGCTGCTCGGGCTGCCGCGCTTCGGACTCGTGCTGCCCTTCAAGGTGTTCGCGGTCCTCGCGCTCGGCTGCTACACCTCGGCCTTCATCTGCGAGGCGCTGCGCTCGGGCATCAACACCGTGCCCAAGGGGCAGGGCGAGGCGGCCCGCAGTCTCGGGATGAGCTTCAGCCAGACCCTGTCCCAGGTCGTCCTGCCGCAGGCCTTCCGGTCCGTGATCCCGCCGGTCGGCTCCAACCTGATCGCCCTCGCCAAGAACTCGGCGATCGCCGGCGCCTTCAGCGTCACCGAGCTGCTCGGCACCTACAAGACGCTCAACGAGCTGGGCTACAGCATCATCTGGACCTTCGTCTGGATCGCCCTCGGCTACCTGATCATCACTCTCACCATCAGCGCGCTCTTCAACATTCTTGAAAAGCGCTGGGGGGTTGCCCGATGA
- a CDS encoding DUF6278 family protein gives MNIPFLEKWRKRQADARGAGLAAAFEEDPAGVAELLSECELLRSQAQRAGLELDDSPASLEALDQLPPRWRDDPEALPWLGNDAGLYLGTVLVRTVPGASWHVWPGGHPVVRLASGRSVQVVEAGLEWAVSGAPELSQVYAEAAEA, from the coding sequence ATGAACATTCCGTTCTTGGAGAAGTGGCGCAAACGCCAGGCAGACGCCCGGGGTGCGGGCCTCGCCGCCGCGTTCGAGGAGGATCCGGCAGGCGTGGCCGAGCTGCTCTCCGAGTGCGAGCTCCTGCGCTCCCAGGCCCAGCGCGCGGGCCTCGAACTGGACGACAGCCCCGCGTCGTTGGAGGCGCTCGACCAGCTGCCGCCGCGCTGGCGGGACGACCCCGAGGCGCTGCCCTGGCTGGGCAATGACGCCGGGCTCTACCTCGGCACGGTGCTCGTGCGCACCGTGCCGGGCGCGTCCTGGCACGTCTGGCCCGGCGGCCACCCCGTGGTCCGGCTGGCCTCGGGCCGGTCGGTCCAGGTGGTCGAGGCGGGCCTGGAGTGGGCGGTGAGCGGAGCGCCGGAGCTGTCCCAGGTGTACGCGGAGGCCGCCGAGGCCTGA